The sequence CCAATCTGGTTTGGCATCATGCCCTTTAAGTAGCAGTGCCGATAACGCTGGTGATAAGGTTAATGAGTTAAAGGCCGAAATCAGCGTCGAGATAGTGATAGTTAACGCGAATTGCTTATAAAACTGTCCAGATAAGCCAGTGATGAAAGCCGTTGGGATAAATACCGCACATAATACGAGAGCGATGGCGATAATTGGCCCAGTAACTTCTGTCATAGCCTGACGGGTTGCTTCAAGCGGCGTCAAACCGCGGTGAATATTGCGTTCAACGTTTTCTACTACCACAATGGCATCATCAACAACAATGCCGATAGCAAGTACCAAACCGAATAACGACAGGGTATTAATCGACACACCAATCCACTGCATCACCGCAAAGGTACCAATCAGTGATACAGGTACCGCAATTAATGGAATGATCGAAGCGCGCCACGTTTGTAGGAACAAGATCACCACCAGCACTACCAAGACAATAGCTTCTAACAGCGTTTCAATTACAGCGTCGATAGAACCGCGGACAAAGACCGTTGGATCATAAGCGATTTCGTAAGCAACGCCTTGTGGGAAATTCTGTGACAGCGTCGCCATGGTTGCGCGCACTTGATCTGATAACTCAATTGCATTCGAACCGGGACGCTGGAAGATTGGCATAGCCACTGCAGGCTTGCCATTAAGCATCGCACGTAGGGCATAGGTATTTTGGCCGAGCTCTAAGCGAGCAACGTCTTTCAAGCGAATTAATGACCCCTGGTCACCAACTTTAATAACAATGTTTTCGAACTCTTCGATTGAACTCAAGCGTCCTTGTACATTCAATAGTACCTGAAACTCACTATCTAAATCTGTTGGCTGTGCGCCTAAAGAACCAGCCGCAACTTGGCGATTTTGAGCGCGAATCGCTTGCACCACATCCATCGCCGTCATATTACGGGCAGCAATAGCTTCAGGGTTAAGCCAAACACGCATCGAATATTCACCGCCACCAAACAACTGCACATCACCAACGCCGTCTAAACGAGCGATCTGATCTTTAATGTTTAAGCTGGTGTAGTTAGATAAGTAGCTGATTTCACGTGACTCATCTGGCGAGTATAAATGCACCACCATGGTGAGATCTGGCGACGCTTTTTCCGCGACAACGCCTAATCGTTGCACCGTTTGGGGTAAGCGTGGCAAAGCACTATTAACGCGATTTTGCACCTGTACCTGCGCCTTGTCTAAGTCAGTCCCTAGTGCAAAGGTTACTGTAAGAGTCATGCGCCCATCGCTAGTCGCCTGCGAAAACATATACAACATGTTTTCGGTACCATTAATCTCTTGCTCTAATGGCGTTGAAACCGTCTCTGCAATGACCTTTGGATTAGCACCGGGATAATTAGCCGTTACCACAACCGTTGGCGGTACAACTTCTGGATATTCACTCACTGGCAGTTGAAATAGAGAAATCGAACCACCAATGAGAATAAGCAGCGACAACATCGATGCAAAGATCGGTCGCTGGATAAAAAAGTGAGAAAAATTCATCTTAGTTCACCTATTAATCGGCTAATGCGACTGTTGTTATCGCGCCAGTCTTTTTCGGGTTTAACGCCACTTTCGAAAGATCTAAGGTCACATTGCGCGGCGAAATGGTCATACCCGGACCGACTTTCGCAGGGCCGTTAACCGCAATCACATCATTGGCTTTTAAACCGCTGTCGATGGCACGAAATTTACCAAAACGCGCGCCGACTTTAACTTGGCGATATTCCAAGACATTATCTGGCGTAACGGTTAATACAAATTGATTCTTAAGATCGGTACCGATAGCACGCTCTGGCACCAACACCTTCACTTGGCTGTCGTTAGCAGCGAGCTTTAAGCGAGCAAACGACCCAGCACGCAAACTATTGTCATGAGTGTTAAAGGTCGCACGCACTCGCAAGGTGCCAGTCGACGGATTAACGGTGTTATCAATAAAGTCGACATAACCACCGTATTTCTGGTCGTTGTTACCGGTTAATTCGAGAATAACTGGTAATTGATCTTGCGCGGTAACATCGTGAAACTGACCGTTCCAAGTGCGCTCATCAATGTTGAAATAAGCGTACATTTGCTCGGTTGAGATAATGTTGGTCAACACGCTTTGATTGGCATTAACATTGTTGCCCTTGGTAATTTCAGCACGTGAAATCAAACCATCAATCGGCGATGTAATGCGGGTAAAACTCAGGTTTAATTGCGCGGCTTCTAGCTCTGCGTTCAAGGCCAATAGATCTGCGCGACGCTGTTTGGTGTTTGCGACACGAGTTTCAATTTGTTCCACAGCTATTGCGCTAGTTTTACCGAGATTAACGGCGCGCTTCTCACTCTTGATAGCTTGCTCTAACGCAGCCTCAGCACTTTTTATCTGTGCCTTTAAACGAGTAACTTGCGCTTGAAATGGACGCGGGTCAATTTGAAACAACAAATCTCCCTCGCTAACTGACTGGCCTTCAGTAAATGCTACCTGCTCAACAATGCCAGACACGCGCGGCATTAGCGTAACCACTTCAGGTGACTCTAAGCGCGTCGTGTAGGTATGCCATGCTTGCACGTTTTCAACGGCCACTTTTGCGACATCAATAGCGGTGGCAACAGGCGCTGGTGCCGCAGCTTCATTTTCGCTCATGCATCCGCTTAACAAGCCAATGCTTAACAATGTAATTAACGATAGTTTCTTATTCACAACGATAACTCCTATAAATTTGTGCTCATTGTAAGGATCGAACTATTGCCAATAAATCAGCTATTGATAAACTTAGTGTTGCCACTGTGGCACCAATGAAAAACTGAGTGAGTAAAATATGGATACGTCGAGTCGTATGTTGTTGTTTTTAGAGGTGACTGAACGAGGATCTTTTGCCAAAGCAGCCGAGCACCGTAAGGTCGACCGCTCGATGATCTCAAAACAAGTCTCAAAACTAGAAGCCGAGCTTGGTGTACGATTACTCAATAGAACCACTCGTTCACTGTCACTGACAGGCGCCGGTCACGAAGTTCTCAAACGAGCACAGCAGCTAAGAGTGTTGTTAGATGACACCTCAAGATTGGCAGAGAATTATCACTCAACCCCGACAGGAACACTGCGTATAACTGCAAGTTATTCGTTGGCCCAGCAGGTGATACAGCCAGTGATCAATAAATTTAAGCAGCGTTTTTCGGATGTCATGGTAGAGCTTTATGTTAGTGACAACGTGATGGATATTGTCGGTGACAATTTTGACTTGGCCTTCCGCGTTGGTGAACTGAAAGACTCAACACTAGTGGCTCGTTACTTGGCTCGCAACAGGTTAGCACTATTAGCTGCACCTGAGTTTATCGAACGCTATGGCGAGCCAACTTCCCTCGCCCAATTACAACAATTGCCAGCAGCTTGTTACGCAGGCAGTAAGTTTAAAGCGGACTACGTCGATTACCGCGATAAACACAATCAAATTCAGCGCATGCCAATGAATTGCGTGTATTTTGCCAATGATGTCGACATGATGAAAGACTTTGTTTTGAGCGGCAATGGCTACTACTTAGCACCTGTTTTTCACATTCACGACGAAGTAAAGTCCGGTCGTCTAGTACCCATAATGAAGGACCTAAACCTCGTTGATTTTGCAGCTATTTATGCGGTTTATCCTCATCGAGATATTCCACTGCGTACTCGCCTATTTTTCGAAGCGGTCAAAGAGTATATCGGTGACGGAGCGCCAATTTGGGAACACAATATTCCAAGCTTTGAAACCATGTATGGCCATCAGCCAACCAACAATACTATTAGCTTTTAGCTAAATGATTATTAGGCCCCAGCTAATTAAAGTCAGCTCGGCTCTAAGGTTACAATGAGCCCTTTTCAAAGATATTTCGCAGGGCCACCATGATTAAAGCACCAACATTTATCGCCGCGGCAACAATGCTATTTGCTAGCTGGGCCAATGCTAACCCGCAACAACAATTGCCACAGTTGCACCAAGCTGTAATTACTGGCGATTTACAGCAAGTTAAGCAACTTATCGCCAACGGCGCCGACATTAATCAGCTCGATAGCCAAATGGGCAACGCCCCTGTCCACGTTGCAGCGCAAACCGACCACACTGATATTCTGAAATATCTCCTCGACCAAGGCGCTTTTATCAATCTACAAACACCGCGCTCGGGGTTTACCCCACTGCACAAAGCGGCGTGGTACTCGAAAGGCGAAAATATTAAATTGTTGATGCAATACCCTGCGTTAAATATCAATCTTAAAACCCCAGGCGGCGCATTAGCAGAAAACATGGTTGGTGGCTGGGATCGCAACATCACACCTCAAGAGCGCTCTCGTTACGATGCACTAG comes from Psychrobium sp. MM17-31 and encodes:
- a CDS encoding efflux RND transporter periplasmic adaptor subunit → MNKKLSLITLLSIGLLSGCMSENEAAAPAPVATAIDVAKVAVENVQAWHTYTTRLESPEVVTLMPRVSGIVEQVAFTEGQSVSEGDLLFQIDPRPFQAQVTRLKAQIKSAEAALEQAIKSEKRAVNLGKTSAIAVEQIETRVANTKQRRADLLALNAELEAAQLNLSFTRITSPIDGLISRAEITKGNNVNANQSVLTNIISTEQMYAYFNIDERTWNGQFHDVTAQDQLPVILELTGNNDQKYGGYVDFIDNTVNPSTGTLRVRATFNTHDNSLRAGSFARLKLAANDSQVKVLVPERAIGTDLKNQFVLTVTPDNVLEYRQVKVGARFGKFRAIDSGLKANDVIAVNGPAKVGPGMTISPRNVTLDLSKVALNPKKTGAITTVALAD
- a CDS encoding LysR family transcriptional regulator, with amino-acid sequence MDTSSRMLLFLEVTERGSFAKAAEHRKVDRSMISKQVSKLEAELGVRLLNRTTRSLSLTGAGHEVLKRAQQLRVLLDDTSRLAENYHSTPTGTLRITASYSLAQQVIQPVINKFKQRFSDVMVELYVSDNVMDIVGDNFDLAFRVGELKDSTLVARYLARNRLALLAAPEFIERYGEPTSLAQLQQLPAACYAGSKFKADYVDYRDKHNQIQRMPMNCVYFANDVDMMKDFVLSGNGYYLAPVFHIHDEVKSGRLVPIMKDLNLVDFAAIYAVYPHRDIPLRTRLFFEAVKEYIGDGAPIWEHNIPSFETMYGHQPTNNTISF